In Desulfovibrionales bacterium, the genomic stretch ATACCGTTCGAGGGGCAAATCCGGAAGCATCCCCAGGGTAATGGCCTTTACCGGATCGATATAGTTCCCGAAGGTTCCAGCTACGTAAAAATGGGCCAGATCCTGAAAGCGGAGGCCCACGGAATCAATAATAGTGGCCAGTATGGTGTACATGGCGGCCTTGGAGCGTAAAAGGATATCCACGTCTGCCTGAGTTAAAACCAGTTCCTCCCCTATGCCCGTCTCCCGGCCCGGAACCAGGATGTAGGCCAGTCCGGATGTGGTCTCCTTGAAGCGGGAAGGGTTTCGCTCCGGGACAAACTTTCCCCGCCGATCCAATAGTCCCACGGAGAAGAGATCAGCCGCCAGGTCAATGAGCCCGGATCCACATATCCCCAGGGGAGCTACCCCGCCAATCACCGAGTAAACGGGTCTTAAGGTGTTACGGTCCAAACTTACCCGGTCGATGGCCCCGTCGCCGGCGGTCATGCCCATCTGAGCCACCCCTCCCTCGAGAGCCGGACCGGCCGCACCGGCGCAGGCCATGAGCCAGTCGCTATTTCCCAGAACCACCTCGGCATTGGTGCCCACATCCACCAGGATAGAGACCTCGTTCTGGCGGGCCAGACCTGAGGCCAGGAGCCCGGCGATGAGGTCGCCGCCAAAATAGCTTCCCACATTAGGGAAAATGAAAACTCGGGCATTAGGATGGATGGGGATCTCCAGTTCTCCGGCAAGCGCCGGATCGGGGCGGTTCACCAGAGGGATATAAGGTTCCCGGGGCATAGAGCTTGGGTCCAAACCCATAAAAAGGTGGGTCATGGCCGTGTTCCCGGCCACAGTCATAGAATAGATACTCCCGGTCTGCACCCCTGCTTTAGCGGCCAGTTGGGCGACCATTTTGCCGATCCCTTCCCGCACCACGGCGGTCAACTCCTTGAGGCCGTTCGGGTCGTGGGCATAATGGATGCGGGTAAGGATGTCGGCTCCATATCGAATCTGGGGGTTGTCCATGGAGTGTTCGGAAAGGACCTTTCCTGTCCTCAAGTCCACCAGTGCGCCCACCATCCGGGTTGTCCCCAGATCCAGGGCCAGGCCGAAAAAATCCTTTGTAGTATCACCAGGGCTGATATCCAGAAGCTCCCATTCTTCTCCCTCTCTGACCACCGTGGCCGTCACCCGGAAAGAGGCCTCTCGCATGACACGAGAAGAAAACCCTATCAGGCTGTAGGGTATCCGGACGGACTTAAGGCCCTGCCCGGCTTGCAGTGCTCGCCGCAGCCGGTCAATATCCCCGGTATTATCCTTTAAACTGGGGAGGGGAAGGTCTAGGTATAGCTTCTTGACCCCGGGATCCAAATCTTTGTTTGATATTTTATCCTGACCGGGCAGCATCTACTGCAACCTCTAAAGTTTATGCCTTGCGTCGCTGTCGAACATGCATAGCGAGCGCATTCCCCGCTGCTTGCCATCAGGTCCGACCCTGGCGGGCGACGGGGTTAGCAAGCGAATACGATGCATTTTACCTTGCATACGGAGATTCCCCGTCCGCCCTCCGCCTGGGGCGGACGGGGAGCTTCAACTATGAACAAAATCTGAGACAAAGGTCAATGAAAATTTAAGAAAATATCATTAAAAACTTTCACTTTACAGAGATATGCATTTGTGATGAGATAATAAGGTAGGAAGCAATTTTCGGAAGGCCGGAAATTTATGAACCATTATCTGGAAATTGGGGTGGGCTTGGAACAGTCACAAAAAAGAGAAGAAAGGAGAACAAATATGAGACGGACAGTAACCTTATTAGTAATACTTTCGGTCGTCAGCCTTTTAGTTGCAACAGAAACCTTTGCCCAGCGCGGTATGCGGTGGAGGGGTAGCGGCGGCTGGGCAACAGAAGGTAGGTATGGCCGTATGTACGACCCCAAAACGGTGGAGACCATCAGCGGAGAGGTGGTCAGCGTAGATAAAATCACA encodes the following:
- a CDS encoding ASKHA domain-containing protein — encoded protein: MLPGQDKISNKDLDPGVKKLYLDLPLPSLKDNTGDIDRLRRALQAGQGLKSVRIPYSLIGFSSRVMREASFRVTATVVREGEEWELLDISPGDTTKDFFGLALDLGTTRMVGALVDLRTGKVLSEHSMDNPQIRYGADILTRIHYAHDPNGLKELTAVVREGIGKMVAQLAAKAGVQTGSIYSMTVAGNTAMTHLFMGLDPSSMPREPYIPLVNRPDPALAGELEIPIHPNARVFIFPNVGSYFGGDLIAGLLASGLARQNEVSILVDVGTNAEVVLGNSDWLMACAGAAGPALEGGVAQMGMTAGDGAIDRVSLDRNTLRPVYSVIGGVAPLGICGSGLIDLAADLFSVGLLDRRGKFVPERNPSRFKETTSGLAYILVPGRETGIGEELVLTQADVDILLRSKAAMYTILATIIDSVGLRFQDLAHFYVAGTFGNYIDPVKAITLGMLPDLPLERYIPLGNSSLTGALQALCNFSLREETRSLCDRITYIEMNVNAEFMQRFSAARFIPHTDRNLFPSVSVP